The stretch of DNA cagactgggaatgagaggctggagagcagtgttgtggaaagggacctggggatTTGTAAAGCTGATCTCTCGGGGTCTTTCGGGTCCAATCTGGCTAGCTTTGGATCCTGGCCCCTCACAGCAATACAAGGACAAAAGTGAAAGACTTGAGGCGCTCTTCTCCTAGGGACCAAAAATCCCACAGCTTTATTGTGGAATTACTCCAGGGGGTCCAAGGGAGGTCAAGATgaccagaggaaaaaagagactgaCTGTGTGAAAAGGGGGGATTTTAAACCCAGGGGAAGGGGGGCAGAGAAGAGGGAACACAGCCAATGGGATATCAGGGATGGGAGGGTGAGGGGAGGGAGTAACCTGGGAAGAGACCACCAGCAGAGCTTGGGGAGGGAAAGACCATGTGATATAAGAGGGGAATCCCATGATACTATTCAGTGCAAAATACCAACCCAGTGcaaaacaacaactaaataaactatttagtgcaatacaatAGGGGTTGATGGCCAGTTGGACATGAGCCAGTAGTGCCcttgcagccaggagggacagccctgtcctggggcacTCGGCCTAGCATCGCTggccaggctctgggctggggcggcctcaccttgaatATTATGTGTGGATTTGGGTGCCACAATAAAAGAAAGATCTAAAGCTGTTTGAGTGTCCAAAGTACGGTTTTGGAGATGGTGAAGGGCTTGGAAGTGAAGCCACACAcggagcagctgagggcacttggtctgttcagctggagaagagcagactgaggtcagagctcacagcagctctgcagcttcctcaaaaggggaagaggaagggcaggCCCTGATCGCTGCTCTGCgtgaccagggacaggaacCGAgggcatggctggagctgtgtcaggggagggtcagggtggatatcaggaaaaggttcttcccccagacaGTGGCAAGACACTGAACAGGATCCccagggggggctcagggccCCAATGATGACGCTCTCATTCGCAGGACAAGATTGTTGGAGTGTCCTGTccacaggcagggccaggggttggacCCAAGATGGctgcaggtcccttccaacaaagaatattctgtgaaaatttCAAATGCCACAGAGAGCAAGCCAAGGTCCCTACAGCTCTTGAATCATCACaaggggctgctcaggctgggatTCACAGGAGGAGCCACTGGAGAACACCAAGACAGGACCAGCTGAGGGATGCTGATGAATGGGTtcagccttccctgcagcaACAGGTCTCGTGAAGGACAGCAAGAGAGGCTGAAGTCAGGTTCTGCTGTAAATTTGAAACACAAAGGATCTGAGGCAGAAATGTCAGGAATATCAGGTATAAAACCACCAAGCTGTCACACGGAACACCTGCTCGGGGGTCTAGAAACCAACTCTGGGAAAGGTCAAAGGCACTCGGTTTCCTTCAGCCTGGGGAATATCTCTGCAGCCAAGGGCCCCCAGGTCACACTGCACGCCTTGACAACTCTTCAGAGTCCTGTTTCATCTTTGTGTAGGTGGCAGGGCAGAACTGGGAATAGAGCTGAGCCAGGAGAGCCTGGGAGGGGATCTCTAACTTGGTCTCATGGCTCAGTTTGTTCCATATGTGCACTGCATAGGTGCTCTTAAGGAGCTCCTGAAGCTCCAAGGCAGTGACTGCCTCAAACAACTTCTTCCAGTTCTGCCAGGGAATAGGATAAACAACTTCTCGGGAAAGAGCACTCACACCTTTGCAGCTCATGCTCTTGATAGTCTCAAGGGAGCACCACTTCTTGAAGACGCGAGTTAGGAGCCCTGGGCCCTGGTGCCCCCAGACCCAGCCATTGTAATTCTGCACAAAGTCCTGCATGCAAAGCTCCATGAACTTGTGCTTGGCCTTAAAGGACAGAAAGGCCCCATTCAGTTCACTGTCATCCTGAATGCCGAGGGCATTGGTGAGGTTCTGTAAGTTCTTAAGCACAATGAAGTCTGTATCCAGGTAGATGCCACCAAATTTCCACATGAGGACAATTCGGCAGGCGTCAGAGAGGACATGTAAAAAATGAGGCTCCTGTTGCCGCTGAGGCTGCAGGAACCACTGTGCCAGAGGTGTTCCAGAAAAGAGCTCTGTCAAGTCCAGGGGCTGGATTTCCACATTGGGGAAGCAGCTCAGCAAGGAGAAAGCCCAGTGTTTGGGCAAGGAGGCGTTCCCTTTGGCCAAGCCTTTCATGAGCACCACGACCCGTGACGTGGGGTGTGACCTGGCTGCTGACTCCACAGAGCACAAGAACAGGTAACTTGGGGAAGTTTGCTCCGAGGTCTCCACAAAAAACACGTTTCCTGCGGAAGGAGAGGGCCCACCAGCAGTGATGAGGGGAGAAGGCACATGGTGAGCACAGCCGATCTCAGCAGACAAGCTGTAGGTGGGGCCGTGGCTCTTTGGGTCCTCCTCAATGCCCCAGTACAACTTGATGTAGGCAAAGGATACGAACACAAAGATGAGGATAAACAgggcacagggcttgtggctcaGCACCACCCTGGTCAGCTTTAGGAGGCAGCTGGGCATCCTGAGCATTCTTTctccagccagagcctgctctccTGAGACAGCCATCATGAtctgaagggaaggaaagaagaggaaaaacctGACAGATGAGGCAGCTGAGTATGAGCCTTCCTTcacaggtgtgtcccacctTCATAGCAATGCACAACAAACTCTTGGAACACCATTAGAGAACTCATCTGTCACCCTCTAAAACTCCAGGTCACTGTCAACAGGAGACATGAGACACGTACTCAAAGCCTGGCAGGAGGAGATAGCAGTGTTCTTTATGACCATCCCTGGGGCCCTTTCAACAGTCATTGTGTGGAACTGCTGTCCACTGACAGCTGGATATCATGAGGGGAGTTGTTCTCTCCTGATACACAACGTGTCCTTcccccaaaccaaacacaaGCCTCAGTCTTCCAGTAGTTGAGCCGGCAGTTGCTGCCTTTCCAAACCAACCACCTGCCTCTGCAGAGAGCCTGGCCCATTGTTCATGGCAGCGTAGCCTGGCAGGACGGAtggagggtgggaaaggaaTGGATGCAGGGGAGCTCAGGAGGCAGATGCAGACAATAAGGTCAAGAACTGCCTTTGTAAAGGGAGTTCCAAggctgcttcccaaccctgcaCAGGCCAcactggctctgccctgctcagttCTCCCAGTGGATCCTGCTTGTGGACAGGCaatccctctgctctcctgcccttcATTCCTTGCTTCTTCTGGCAAAAGGGAGGGATGGAGTGGAAGAGATTTTTAACAAGGCAGCAACAAACAGATAAGTCAGTCTAGCTCCATCCTCAGCGTTAGCACCAGCATTGCTGCCCTTACCTCTCCTTAAATCAAggggcagcagaagcagcacctCCTGTGCCCGCCACTGGGCCCCAAAGGTCAGCGGGCAAGAGCACATGAAGAAGCAGTGAGGAGAAAGATTGTGGCTTTTAGGACCAttggaaatggcctcaagtcATGTTGTGCCAAGGGAGGTTAGAGTGGACATTACTCAGAATTTTACTCCCTGGAAGAGTTACCAGGcattggcacaggctgtccaAGAAAGCAGTGGAgccactgtccctggaggtatttaacaGATACGTAGCACTGTGGCACTTAGGACCGGGGTTaagtggtgggcttggcagagTGGGCTTTGGGGTTGGACCCAGGCACtcaaaggtctcttccaacctaaaggATTCCATCATTTCTCCTGCCTCCCTGAGCTCCATCTCCAAATCCCTACCCTCCAGGACAGAAAGGTTCCGGAAACGGGAAAAGCTTTAATCCAGCAGCTGTAACCAAAGTGGCAGAGAACACAACAGAGCACTcaggtggcacagtcccatttGTCATTGCTCATTGATCACTGTGCCTGGGTCACATACAGAGCTTCCCCTGTGGCCAGAAACAACTTGTCAGCCATACTGGGAGCCAACCAAATGTCAGAGCATGGAGCCACCACTCTGCACCAggcacagggggacagaggaGAGGCAGCCAATACACAAATGATCAGCTCTGGATCCCCAGAAAGTTTCTCCTCCCACACAGAAATGCCACCATGTGCTGCCAGTGCTACAGGCAGTCCAAGCCAGCCCACCCTGCCATTTAGACCCCCCTTTACATTCCCCACCCTCCACACACCACAGCTGCGTTAATCCTGTAAAAAAGGTTTTGCTTTGCAAGCATAGGAAGAGAAAGCGGTAGAGGCTTGGGTAGAAGTTCCTGTGCAGTAAAGCGGCAGGAAAGCGCCACGTTAACCTAACAACAACCAAGGTTCTAGCTTATCGGCACGTTTTGAGCAAAGGACCGAGGTTAACTACCGTCACATCTCTATAAAGTTAGAAATACATTTCTGCTTTTGGAGCAGACAGGGCAAGGGTTTCAAGACTGCAATAGCCCGTGCAATTCTTTTATAAAACAAATACAGGAAGCCTGGCTCTATCTCTTCCTCGAAAAACACATGGGCCATTGCAAAGAAATTGCAAATTCTACTCACCTGTTGCTGCTTACAAGACACCACAGAATTCACTGCTTAGCTGGAGAAGAGTTTTAAGAGGTTGGTGTCACTGAGAGCGCCTATAAATATATGTTCTGGCACTTCCTCCTTCTGAAAAGAAACGGCAAGAGAAAAAATCTGAATACATGGAAAAACACAATAGATGAAGGATGTGACATCACTCCAGTGAGTAGCTCATAAAAAGGATGTACGTAGCACGGCAAAGAAGCCGTCTAACTATAAGGTAAtcatgaaaaaaaaggaggaaattcaGACCTCATTATCACTACACTATAAATTTTAGGCAGTGGCAATAaaacttttggttttgttttctcctccttAGCTAAAATTTCCCAGCTCTCAGGccgctgctggggctgccacgATGACTGAACTGAGCCTTCCATAGAGCCACCTGCTGCCACCCCAAGCCCTAAGTACAGGATGCCCCCTTGCAAACACACTCTTTTAACCAAATACTTAACTCGTTCATTAGGGAGTACTCCTGCATATGCCAGGGACCTCTCAGAAGGACTTTGCCATGCTCAGGTGCCCCTCATTCTGTGACAGTTCCCCCTTGCTTCCACGATCAAGGGTGGCTGACCTTCCTTTGCATGAGACATGCTGGCACATTGATAAAATCCCTCCTTTATCAGTACAGCCCCTAAATACAGGGTTTACTGCAGTTCCTCCTCAGCTGCTTGAAACAAATATTgctctgcagtgtcccaggctgctctcctctctctaAATCCTTCCATGCATGGCAGCACCATGGATGGACTCATGACAACTCTTGTCCCAACACAGGGACTCCACAACCACTCTGGGCTACCTGATCCAGTATTTCACCACCTTTCCTTTCATTCTAACTAGCCACACTTCAAGGTGTGCCCATTGTGTCTCCTACCATCTCTGCATTGAACAGAGGAGAGTCTCACTTGTGTCCTTTACCCACCCACCTTCAGCCTTCACCACACCCTGaacacacagcccagcctgctctAGTCCCAGAAAAGTCggcagagctctcccagcctcttCTCGTGCACCGTGTGCTCCAGTCCCCTTCTCGCCTTAGTGGCTGTTGCCGGATTTCCTCCAGTACGGACACGCCTCCCTCATCCTGGGATTCCAGAACCAGCcctccaggtgtgtctcaccagtgctgagtggTGGGCAAGGAATTGCATTAGGGGCAGATGGATGACCCCACATCATCCACTGCCTACAACCTCAGTGACGTCTTCAACTTACCAGGGGTCTGCTGGAATCCCAGCAGCAGGCAAGAGACACTCCAGGAGGTTCCTGGAGCATGTGGAAGAGAACTTGCTGACACGGGTGGCAGGCGAGCCCACCAGGGGAGGTGTCCCAGGGAATCTGCTGCTTGCAAACAGAGGAGCACTGCGGGGAGAGGAGGTTGCCAGAGACCATCTTGGGTACAGTGATCATGACACGATTCGATTTCAGTTCTCGGtgaagggagggaagaaggaggaaggaggtcAGTAAAACCATTACCTTGGATGTGTGGAGAACAGGCTTTGGTCTGTTCAGACCAGAGGTTGAGAGAATCCCTTGGGAGGCAGTCCTGAGGGGCCAGGGAGCCCAGGAAGGTGGAGGTTCCTCAGGAAGGAGGTCATAGAGGTGGAGCAGGAGCCCCTTGCAATGTGCCGGAAGCTGGTTCAGGGAAGGCTAGCCTGGATGAACAGCAAGCTTCCACTGGGACTCAGGGAAGAACAGAGAGCTTAGCAGCTCTAGAAGAAAGGTCAGGCAACTCAGGAAAACTACAAGGATGTCACAAAGTTAATCAGAGAGAAAACTAGAAAGGTAAAAGTCCAGCTAGAAGTCAATCTGGCCACCAGCATAAAAGttaagaaaaaatgcttttccaagCGCATTAATAACAAAAAGAGGCCAAGGAGATTCTCCATCCTTTATTGCATGCTGGGGTGGGAACATGACCTCCAGGGATGAGGGAGAGGCTGTGGTACTCAATGCCTTCTTGACCTCAGCCTTTAACCGAAAGCCCAGTTACCCTCTGCATATCCAGCCCTCTGAGCCAGAAGACAGAAACAGGGAGCAGAACAAAGTCCCCACACTGCAGGAGGAAGTTGTTggtgagctgctgtgctgcccagaCATGCACAAGTCTAGGCAGATGCCATccttctgctgggagctggtgaAGCAGCCCACAAAGCTCCACTCTCCATCGTTTATCAGGAGACCTGGTGAACTGGAGAGCTCCTGGGTGACTGGAGCATAGCCAATGTGACACCCCTCTATGAGAAGGCTTGGAAGGACAACTGGGGGAACCAGAGGCCTGTCATACCTCGGAGCCTGGGAAGGGTATGGAACAGATTACCTGGAGTGCAATGACACCATGTATGCTGCACCACTGGGGCatcaggcccagccagcacaAATTCAAGCAGGTCCTGCTTGACTGACCCAACCTCCTTCTGTGAACACCCAGTGGatggggaaaggctgtggatgttgtgtACCCAGGCCTTCTAAAGCCTTTGATCACTGCTCCCACAGCACTCTCCTGGAGAGCGTTGTCCTTGCAGCCCACAGATTTAACAGGTTGCCAGTTTGCTGGGAATAAAGTGCCTGCATGGCggggcccagagagtggtggtggaATTAATCCAGCGGGCAGTGGGTCACTggtgctgtgtcccagggcccACTGTCAGAGCCAGTCCCGTTTCATATCCTTGAGGTTGAACAGGATCTCGAGTGCCAGGTACTACCCCTGGGTCACAGCaacccccagcagctccaggctggggaagagTGGCTGGGAAGTGCCCAGCAGGAAAGGGCCGGGGCCTGCCGGTCCATAGTGCatgcccaggtgggcaagaaggccaatggctgctgggctgggtcagcagtggtgtggccagcaggacctgggcagtgactgtccccctgctgtgggcactggggaggccTCGCCCCaagggctgtgtccagttctgggcctgGCACTGCAAGatggacatggaggggctggagtgtgtccagaggggGGAAcggagctgggcaaggggctggagcacaagtctgatgaggagtggctgagggagctgggggtgtttaacctggaggaaaaggaggctcaggggagccCTATTGCTCTCCACACCTCCttgacaggagggtgcagccagctgggggtcaggctctgctcccagggaacaaggcaCAGGATGAGGGCAAATCAatagaatggtctgggttggaaggaacgCTAAAGATTATCTTGTTCCAcccctcctgccatggacagggacaccttccactatcccaggctgcttggagtcccatccaacctggtcttggacacttccagggacccaggggcagccacagatgCTATGGgtaccctgtgccagagcctcaccaccctcacagggaagaatttctccctcATATCCAACCTAAAgctgctctctgtcagtgtgaagccattctcccttgtcctgtcactgcaggcccTTGTCAAGAGTCTCTCAGCAATATTCCTTTAAGCTCCCTTCAGGAAGTGAAGGACCACGATCACATCACTCCAAagcctctcttctccaggcagaacacACTCCCacttccctcagcctttcctcccagcaaagctgctccatccctttgATCCCCTTggtttcccagctctgcactggctccagcagctccctgtccttcctgtgctaggatcccagagctggatgcagcactctgtgcacCATGGTAGGTTCAGCTTGGATACGAGGAAAAATTTCAGAGTGCCTGAGCACTGTGTGccacaggctccccagggaagcggTGGAGTCAGTATCCCTGAAAGTGCAAGTGCTCTAAAAAATGGCACACATGGCACTCTGGGATACAGGCTTGTGCGTATGGTGATACTGAATTGAAGGCTGGACTCcctgatcttggaggtcttttccaaccttcatGTGCTtctgagtttttatttttgtccctttctttttattttgacacTGCTTGGAGTCCTGCAACCAGTCCTTCTGTTGATGTGGACAGGTCGTCCTCTGGATTTCCACACTGGGCTCAACATTCCAATGAAAGGGATGTAAtcctcctcacagcactgcagaaacagGAAATGCAG from Haemorhous mexicanus isolate bHaeMex1 chromosome 5, bHaeMex1.pri, whole genome shotgun sequence encodes:
- the A4GALT gene encoding lactosylceramide 4-alpha-galactosyltransferase translates to MRLEGSSEITLKQPRINFCIWLQCSSVCKQQIPWDTSPGGLACHPCQQVLFHMLQEPPGVSLACCWDSSRPLIMMAVSGEQALAGERMLRMPSCLLKLTRVVLSHKPCALFILIFVFVSFAYIKLYWGIEEDPKSHGPTYSLSAEIGCAHHVPSPLITAGGPSPSAGNVFFVETSEQTSPSYLFLCSVESAARSHPTSRVVVLMKGLAKGNASLPKHWAFSLLSCFPNVEIQPLDLTELFSGTPLAQWFLQPQRQQEPHFLHVLSDACRIVLMWKFGGIYLDTDFIVLKNLQNLTNALGIQDDSELNGAFLSFKAKHKFMELCMQDFVQNYNGWVWGHQGPGLLTRVFKKWCSLETIKSMSCKGVSALSREVVYPIPWQNWKKLFEAVTALELQELLKSTYAVHIWNKLSHETKLEIPSQALLAQLYSQFCPATYTKMKQDSEELSRRAV